DNA from Nitrospina gracilis Nb-211:
CTATTCTGAGGATTCGCTGGCCAGCCGCGGCGGGGATCTGGGATGGTTCACGCAGGGCGGGCACATGTTTGCGCCGTTCCGCGAACAGGCGTTCAAGCTGGGCAAGGGTGAGGTCAGCGGCATCTTCAAAACCGGGCACGGCTTGCAGATTTTGAAGGTGACGGACGTTGAGAAAGGGTTTCAGGCCACGCCGGAAAACAGCCGCGACACCATCCGCAAAATCCTGCTGGAGCAGGAACTGAAAAAGCAGACGCGCCCCTACCTGGAATCGTTGAAGCAGGAAGCCAACGTTAAAATTTATTTCTGAAACTTTGCGGGGCCGGATGGCCCCGATAATGACTTCAGGAAGGAATTTGTGGAAGACCCGTTGGAGGAAGTCTCCAACGGGTTATTTTTTGCTTTTTTTCTCTTTCTTGCCCTTGCCGCCGTCGATCTGGCTGAGCTTCCGTTTCACGATCTTTCCGGGGTCCTTGTCGAAGTCCACTTTCAGATGCACGGTATTCTCATTCAACCTGTGCACCACGGCGTCTTTCTTTTTCCCGGCAAAATCGAATTTGATTTTATCTCCGACCTTCATGCAACCTCCTCGGGCGCTGCCGCCCCGCGTATGATTCACGCAAACGGGTTTTTTGAAAAAGAAAAGACTAGTGGAATTCACCAGAGGTGTCAATTCCATAATGAATGGCGCCTGAAGGCGGTGTGATCCGTCCGCAACTCTGGTACACTTTGCGGAACCGGCGGCAGCGCCCGCCAGGCTTGCCGCAATCAATCCATGTGAATCGCCCATGACCTCCCCAGCCTACGCCCAGGTGGTTTTCAATCTGCCGCTTGCCGATGCCTTCACCTACCGCATCCCGCCCGCCTTGCAGGGCCGCGTGCAGGTGGGGATGCGCGTGCTCGCGCCGTTCGGTCCACGGAAGATCACAGGATACGTCGTGGCGCTCGCCGACACGTGCGATGCGTCGATCCGGCTGAAAGACATCGAGGACGCGCCCGACTCCCTGCCGGTGATCTCGCAGGACCTGCTTGATCTCACCCGCTGGATTGCGGACCGATACCATGCGGGCTGGGGCGAGGCCATCCGCGCCGCCCTGCCCGCCGGCCTGGATGACGAGGAGCACGAACTGTTTTCGTTGTCGCCCGCGGGGGAAGCCGCATTGCAGAATAAAAAGGTGTCGCCCGCCGGGGCGGCGGTCCTGCAACTCATTCAAAAACGCAAACAGCTTTCGCGCAAACAGATCCGCCACGCGCTCAAAAAAAATTACAAGTCGCACACCCTGGCCATGCTCAAGCAGGAAGGCCTCATCCTCACCGAAACCCGCCTGCGCAAAAGCTCCGTTCCGTACAAAACCGAAACCATCGCCGCACTCACCGGCGACGCGGCGAAACACGCGGACGCGGAAACCCTTCTCGCCCGCAGTCCGAAACAGAAAGAACTGCACTCTCTTCTTAAAGACGGGGAGCTCACCGTCACGGAATTGTCCAAGCGGTTTCCCAAACATGCCGGACCGCTCCGCGAACTGCGCAAGAAAGGGTTGGTCGAAACACGTCGCGTGCAGGTGTCACGTTATGGCGGAGAGGAAATCGATCTGTCCACCGAGGGGCTGGACGGTCCGTTGCAGTTCACACCGGACCAGGAACAGGTGTACGGCACATTGAAAGACGCCCTCGACTCTGAAACCTGCCACACGTTTTTACTGCAGGGCGTCACGGGAAGCGGCAAAACGGAAATTTACATCCGATGCATCCAGCAGGCGCTCGACGCCGGGCGCACGGCGATCATGATGGTGCCGGAGATTTCGCTGACGCCGCAGACGGTGTACCTGTTCCGCCGCCGCTTCGGCGAAAACGTCGCCATTCTGCACAGCGGCCTGTCGGCGGTGGAGCGATATCTCGAATGGGAAAAAATCCGGCAGGGCGAGGTGGGCATCGCCATCGGCGCGCGGTCGGCGGTGTTCGCCCCTTTAAACGACCTCGGCATCATCATCATCGACGAGGAACACGACGGCTCGTACAAACAGGATTCCACCCCGCGTTACCACGCGCGCGAGACCGCCATCGTCCGCGCTCGAAAGGCGGGTGCGGTGGTTCTGCTGGGGTCGGCGACGCCTTCAATGGAATCACGCTGCAAGGCCGCCTCCGGCGAATACCATCACCTCACGTTGCCGAAACGCATCGGCACACGGCTCATGCCCACCGTCCACCTGGTGGACATGAGGAAGGAACGCGACGAGCGCAAAAATTATTCCATCTTTTCGCTGGAACTCAAGAAAGCCATCCTCGAACGCATGGACCTGGGCGAGCAGGTGTTCCTGTTTCTCAACCGGCGCGGCACCGCCAACTACGTCGTCTGCCGCAAATGCGGGTTTGTGTTCGAATGCCCGCATTGCAGTGTGTCGCTCACGTTCCACGCGCGCACAAACCTCCTGCTGTGCCATTACTGCAACCTGACGCGCACCATGCCGGATCACTGCGTCGAGTGCGGCGGCGAGGTGATCCGCTTCAGCGGCTTCGGCACGCAAAAGCTGGAGGAAGAAACACGTTCCCTGTTTCCCGCGGCGCGCACCGCCCGGCTCGACCGCGACACCACCCGCACACGCTCGGCGTTTGAGGCCATGTACCGCGACATGCGGGAAGGCCGCATCGACATCCTCATCGGCACGCAGATGATCACCAAGGGGCATGACTTCCCCGGTGTCACGCTGGTCGGCGTGGTGTACGCCGATTTGTCCCTGCACATCCCGGACTTCCGCTCCTGCGAACGCACGTTTCAACTGCTGACCCAGGTGGCGGGGCGCGCCGGACGCGGCACCGTGCCGGGACGCGTCGTCATCCAGGCGCACAACCCGGATCACTATGTTTACGACTACGTCGCATCACACGACTACGACGGCTTTTATGAAAAAGAACTCGCTTTAAGGCAACGCCTGCACTATCCCCCGTTTTCGCAACTCGCGTCGCTTCTCGTTGAACATCCGAGCGAAAAAGAAGGCGAGGCGTACACCGCACGTTTGCAGGCCGAGTTCGCACCGCTGGTCCGCGAGGCGGAAAGCGTGGAGTTGCTTGGACCCGCCCGCGCCGCGTTGTACCGTCTGCACGACCAGTTCCGCTGGCACTTCATCTTCCGCACGCGGGATGCGGACGTTTTGCAATCCGTCCTCAAAAAAGTGAAGCGACTCGACAGCGTTGCCAAACCGCCGGGCACACAGTGCAAGGTCACGCTCGACGTCGATCCCGTCAATATGCTTTAAGTTTTTCAAGGGGCTGTGATACCCTTTACGTCCTTATTGACCCGATTCAAGGTCCACCATGCTTCGAAAAATGTATGACTGGGTTCTGCACTGGTCCTCGACCAAACACGCCGTGCCGGCTCTGGCGGTGCTGGCGTTCGCCGAATCCTCGTTCTTCCCCATTCCGCCGGACGTGCTTTTGATCGCCATGGTGGTGGCGGTGCCGCTCAAATGGTTCCGCTTCGCGCTGGTGTGTTCCATCGCCTCGGTGCTGGGCGGCATGTTCGGTTATCTTCTGGGCTGGCAGTTCATGGACCTGGTGGGCAACCGCATTGTCGAGTTCTATCATTTCCAGACGCAATTCGATAAAATAGGAGGGTGGTACCAGGAATACAACGCTTGGGCCGTGGCCGCGGCGGGGTTCACCCCCCTGCCCTACAAGGTGTTCACGCTGGCCGCCGGAGCGTTTCAGATCAACTTTCCGGTGTTCGTGGGCGCATCGTTCGTCAGCCGCGCGGCGCGCTTTTTCATCATAGCGGCACTGCTTTACAAGTTCGGCCCGTCCATCAAGGAATTCATCGAGCGTTATTTCAACCTGCTCAGCATCGCGTTCTTCGTTCTTTTGGTGCTGGGATTCGTGCTGTTGAAATACGTTTTATGACGGAGACAGTATGAACGAGCATGTGGTCGTGTACGTCACCGCAGGATCGGAACAGGAAGCGGAGAAACTGGCCAACGGCCTGGTGACGGAGAAGCTCGCCTTCTGCGTGAACGTGATCCCGTCCATCAAGTCATACTACCACTGGGACGGAAAGATGAACGTGGATCCGGAAGTGCTGATGATCATCAAGACGCGCCGCGACCGTTTCGACGATCTCGAAAAATGGGTGTGTGCAAACCACAGCTACGACGTGCCGGAAGTCATCGCCCTGCCCATCGTCCAGGGATTGAAACCCTACCTGCAGGGCATCGACGACTGGGTGCCAAAAAAATAAAAAGGTTATGGAATCATGAGCAACATCCACATTCCCAGAGGTTGGGAGATGCCGGAAGCGGAACTCACGCCGGAGTCGGTGTACATGAACCGGCGCGAGGTGTTGAAAGCGATGGGCGTGGCCTCGCTGTTCGCCGCGGGGGCGCTTCCCGCGTGCTCGCCGCCGCCGGAGGTGATCGACGCGCATCCGGAGATCAACCTCACCGATCTCGAAAAAACCGTGTACCCGGCCAACCGCATCACCAAGTACAAACTCGACCGCCGCCTGACGTCCGAGGCCATCGCCGCATCGTACAATAACTTTTACGAGTTCAGCGAGGTGAAGGAGGACGTCGATCACCATGCGCAACGCTTGCAGACGCGGCCCTGGCAGGTGGAGGTGACGGGTCTCGTCAACAAACCGAAGACCTACGACTTCGACGACTTCTTAAAGAAGTTCATCCTGGAGGAACGCTTTTACCGACTGCGTTGTGTCGAGGCGTGGGCGATGGCGGTGCCGTGGACGGGGTTCCCGTTGAAAGCCCTGCTGGATGAGGTGGAGCCGCAATCGGGGGCGACATACGTGCGTTTCGAATCGTTCCACAAACCGTTTCTGGCGCAGGGTCAGTTCGCGTTCTGGCAACCGTGGCCGTATGCGGAAGCGCTCACCCTGGAAGAAGCGATGAACGAGCTGACCATCCTCGCCACCGGCATCTACGGGCACCCTCTGCCGAAACAGCATGGCGCACCGATCCGCCTGGTGGTGCCGTGGAAGTACGGTTTCAAAAGCATCAAGTCGATTCAGCGGATTGAAGTGGTCGATTATGCGCCCTCCACTTTCTGGAACACCCTGCAACCGCTCGAGTACGGGTGGGAGGCCAACGTCGATCCCCATGTGCCGCACCCGCGCTGGCCGCAGACGAAAGAAGAGATGATCGGCACCAAGGAAGTGCGCCTCACGCAGAAGTACAACGGCTACGGCGATTTCGTCGCGTCGCTCTACACCTGAACCTCAGCCCTCACTCCACCTCACGCACACAGCGGAACCCGATGTGGTCGAAGCGGCCCGCCGCCAGCTCGTAGTTACGGCGTGTGGCGCGCAGGGTCTGTTCGAGATCGCGCCACGATCCGCCGCGGATCGAACGATACTTGCCGTCGAACGGGCCTTGCGGATCGCGCTTCGGGCTTTCCGTGTAATACGTGTCCGAATAATTATCGAGCACCCATTCCCACACATTGCCCGCCATGTCATAGAGGCCGTAAGGATTCGGTTTCTTCTGTCCCACCGGATGCGTGGTCTTGCCGGAATTGTCCCAGTACCAGGCGTGATCGCCGTCGATGGCGTCGCCCCAGTAATAAACCGTCGTCATTCCGGCGCGTGCCGCCTTTTCCCATTCCGCTTCCGTGGGCAGGCGCTTGCCTACCTGCAAACAGTAGTCGCGCGCCTCGTACCAGGTGACCTGTTCCACCGGATGGTTGGGCGATTCGAAGTTCGAGGGATTGTCGTCCATCACCGCCTCGAACTGCATCTGTGTCACTTCATGCCGGTCGATGTAAAACGCCGAGAGGTGGACGGCGTGCGGCGGTTCGTCCTCCGCCTTGCCGGAACCCATGACGAACTCGCCTTCGGGGATGAGCACCATCGACGGATCGCTAAATTCCTCCGCCGACGCCGTTGCCGCGAGGCAAAGCCACACACTCACTGCCATTAGAAAACGCGATGCCGTTTTCATGATTCATTTGCGCCGAAAGAGTTGGATGAAATTGGCGACGAACCCGGAGATGGCGGCGCCGGACCCCGCGGCCATGATGAGGATGTCGCGGTCGCCGGTCTGGTAACCGATGAACGTACCGATCAGCACGCCGACGCAGATGGTGATCAGGTAGAAGCGTCCTCCCAGCCAGCCGATGAAGCCGCCGATGATCGAGCCCAGAACCCCGGCCACCACCGCCAGCATGGGGCTGTGCACCACCACGCCGATGAGGACGCCCGTCAGGCCCAGCAAAAACACGCCGACATAAATGTTGTTCCGTTTCGCCATGTGCGCCTATCATGATACAGGAAGCGCACCCGGTGGTCCGC
Protein-coding regions in this window:
- the msrP gene encoding protein-methionine-sulfoxide reductase catalytic subunit MsrP, which codes for MSNIHIPRGWEMPEAELTPESVYMNRREVLKAMGVASLFAAGALPACSPPPEVIDAHPEINLTDLEKTVYPANRITKYKLDRRLTSEAIAASYNNFYEFSEVKEDVDHHAQRLQTRPWQVEVTGLVNKPKTYDFDDFLKKFILEERFYRLRCVEAWAMAVPWTGFPLKALLDEVEPQSGATYVRFESFHKPFLAQGQFAFWQPWPYAEALTLEEAMNELTILATGIYGHPLPKQHGAPIRLVVPWKYGFKSIKSIQRIEVVDYAPSTFWNTLQPLEYGWEANVDPHVPHPRWPQTKEEMIGTKEVRLTQKYNGYGDFVASLYT
- the cutA gene encoding divalent-cation tolerance protein CutA yields the protein MNEHVVVYVTAGSEQEAEKLANGLVTEKLAFCVNVIPSIKSYYHWDGKMNVDPEVLMIIKTRRDRFDDLEKWVCANHSYDVPEVIALPIVQGLKPYLQGIDDWVPKK
- the priA gene encoding primosomal protein N' encodes the protein MTSPAYAQVVFNLPLADAFTYRIPPALQGRVQVGMRVLAPFGPRKITGYVVALADTCDASIRLKDIEDAPDSLPVISQDLLDLTRWIADRYHAGWGEAIRAALPAGLDDEEHELFSLSPAGEAALQNKKVSPAGAAVLQLIQKRKQLSRKQIRHALKKNYKSHTLAMLKQEGLILTETRLRKSSVPYKTETIAALTGDAAKHADAETLLARSPKQKELHSLLKDGELTVTELSKRFPKHAGPLRELRKKGLVETRRVQVSRYGGEEIDLSTEGLDGPLQFTPDQEQVYGTLKDALDSETCHTFLLQGVTGSGKTEIYIRCIQQALDAGRTAIMMVPEISLTPQTVYLFRRRFGENVAILHSGLSAVERYLEWEKIRQGEVGIAIGARSAVFAPLNDLGIIIIDEEHDGSYKQDSTPRYHARETAIVRARKAGAVVLLGSATPSMESRCKAASGEYHHLTLPKRIGTRLMPTVHLVDMRKERDERKNYSIFSLELKKAILERMDLGEQVFLFLNRRGTANYVVCRKCGFVFECPHCSVSLTFHARTNLLLCHYCNLTRTMPDHCVECGGEVIRFSGFGTQKLEEETRSLFPAARTARLDRDTTRTRSAFEAMYRDMREGRIDILIGTQMITKGHDFPGVTLVGVVYADLSLHIPDFRSCERTFQLLTQVAGRAGRGTVPGRVVIQAHNPDHYVYDYVASHDYDGFYEKELALRQRLHYPPFSQLASLLVEHPSEKEGEAYTARLQAEFAPLVREAESVELLGPARAALYRLHDQFRWHFIFRTRDADVLQSVLKKVKRLDSVAKPPGTQCKVTLDVDPVNML
- a CDS encoding formylglycine-generating enzyme family protein — encoded protein: MKTASRFLMAVSVWLCLAATASAEEFSDPSMVLIPEGEFVMGSGKAEDEPPHAVHLSAFYIDRHEVTQMQFEAVMDDNPSNFESPNHPVEQVTWYEARDYCLQVGKRLPTEAEWEKAARAGMTTVYYWGDAIDGDHAWYWDNSGKTTHPVGQKKPNPYGLYDMAGNVWEWVLDNYSDTYYTESPKRDPQGPFDGKYRSIRGGSWRDLEQTLRATRRNYELAAGRFDHIGFRCVREVE
- a CDS encoding YqaA family protein, with the translated sequence MLRKMYDWVLHWSSTKHAVPALAVLAFAESSFFPIPPDVLLIAMVVAVPLKWFRFALVCSIASVLGGMFGYLLGWQFMDLVGNRIVEFYHFQTQFDKIGGWYQEYNAWAVAAAGFTPLPYKVFTLAAGAFQINFPVFVGASFVSRAARFFIIAALLYKFGPSIKEFIERYFNLLSIAFFVLLVLGFVLLKYVL